DNA sequence from the Malus domestica chromosome 06, GDT2T_hap1 genome:
AGCTACTGGAATGCTGGGCATGGAGGCCTCCTGCCTGCATGAATGATAGGTTGAGCTCTCTGCTGAGTATTATGAATGGCGTTGACTACTTAGTTTTCTTCCTCGGGAGAAAGGTGGACTGGTCCtgaaagatgaggtaaagatGATCAAGGTAAATGCATTGACTCCTttgatcgctgtcgtggagcctactatgaatgaaggtggaaagaagagatcttccccgcctacTCAAGAGATGCCAGTTgagaaaaactaaaaacttcCTCAGTTGCTCATGAGGGTCTGTCTGCTGCCGAGATGCCTGTGATTGACataacttcttccaatgggaagaaaaaatgAGGCCGCTAGATCTGAGCCTGTGGCGcctgccatgtcaagaatgactagtacgattgctgataggattgcttaGCAAAAAGGTCTtgtcatgcccccagtgccgaagtctaTACCAAGATGtctgttgggagctaagtctggttcacctttggagaggcttgctactatgaatagcgataaggtggactttgCTACTAAAGTGGCGCTAAGGCCCACTCTCTTTGCTGTTGAGACTGATTTGCCTACTAAGAAGGAGGAGACTGCTGGCGTGgacagctgtgagaaatccactaagcctacTTTTGGGGAGGTTGCTGAGATCTGTGTGCTTTtacgcttgtgccaagtttgttgatggcagtagaaaggttgtttgcctAAGGTCGTTTGTGAAGCATACGACCTAATATAGAATGGCTGCTTTGCTTactatgatgcatatatagcaAGGTTGCCAAGGAGATGGTGAAGACCATGGCATATGAAGCTTATTCCTCAGCCGAGGAGATTAAGAGGTTGGATTATGAGCTTGTTGCTTTGAAagggtctaatatttctgcccccacttctctgcagcttgagacctCTCACCACGAGAtcattgacttgaagactaagcTTGACgcaatccaagttaagtatgaaagtgtagagaaggagattggatgttacataccatagattcaagatcttgagtttgcagtttctaagcttcgtttcgctgcttatgcaaaaggatgaagagtgctgcttataatcaaatgatccacttcaagagaatcgtcgataagcttgaaccccaagtgttggaacttcaaggtgtactgaaaatcaacaaaagtttgaagaaagaagtgcATGAGCTGCAACGTGTCCGTGTTGGTCTGCTTTagaagaatgagcagctgaagggtgagaaagaCGGGCTTgaggtttcgagaccttctcaATTTCtctggaagacttgcttgcttttacttttaaggcttctattggtgaagtagttagaGAAGTTAGTGGCTGGGCTAGGGCAGCCAGGGGAGAAGTGCCGAATGATGCCATTGCTAAGAGTGtcgcggctgctgaaggtgtggtgaCCGAGTAGtcatgggatgtccaagctgctgtagtctTTTAgttagcctttaggattttatttgtttttctttgtagctcttattttgcttgaactttttcggcctttgctaattgtttataaacatcattccttagcttttcttcatcttcacttcttttgttcatgccttaacctttagacttgatagaccagtggcaggcatgctacttttttataagcatacAAGCttgcgtagcctatgcagccataggtgttggtgtagaactttgcaaagttgttagccatagagTTGGTAGCCGAATGCCTTATTTACAGAAGTAGACAAGTCTGCGTGACCAttaggttgttaaccttggctttctccaattccgtaagTTGCGtaacaagtatcacaacactttaggacttggtgtaggttgttccgcacttggcagaggtgaagcttatcgactacataGCATGTCagcagtggataaagcttcgtatatgcacaCTAGCTTCTtcaacctttcacaagaatgtgagGTTCTATAAGTCTAGAGTGGTTTTACTGCTTGAAGGACAAGCCCTAGGCAGTCTTCCAGAagccgtaggctaccttagtacACTCGGTAGcaactttagggttccagggcagccgtctgtaGAGCGTATTATGTAATGTGCCCCCTTCATCTCTCGGGCCTAGTTCCCCGCAGATTAGGcaaagagacccaaaatccttcaattagctaagccttgaaaaagaccattgtgacTACTTCTAGGAATTTCGatgcaagccatcgtgcatctagttatactagggcagccaggctcatcgaCATCTCGATATTCAGAGTGTAGAGTTTAGCCTCCCGTCTTaaagagctgacccatatggctGTAGGGGAATTGGTTGGTCATTCGGGGGTGCAATTCCTgtgatgagtccctaagaagggcgtgATCTTTTtctgaagtgcaggagtgatcagttgttgtaagcatgtagCCGAAACAAGTTGtcattacttctgaattccttattgaaaaatgagtgaaacgaacgagaacttagttgtaaggtatgttggaaatgtgccctaaaaccaatcatatgatgatactttacggacatttcacatgttaaactaatctagtttaatatcaagggcaaagattattgtttcaagccgtctcatataaatgttatatgcttaaacgataagtccaaggaatatgtaattaggagaatgtaatttaaacaagttagattcatgagaccattctctttcgtatacatatcctaaacgttcctgatcattggattgccaattggccattgacagtccgttaagatcagtacgtgctatgtatTCTCTTAGGgaaagtgactagtctcgagtcattggtgtggttgacaccaagacaagcatgtaggtgctcaatagagaatgagtccactgaacatgatcaacaagaagttctcatactcatgtcacatgagaactcatggttgggataatgcaaagtagtcctttgacctgaggcatcatagttgtcttgtggttaggtctttgatctttgactatgtcaaagtcacttcgTTAGAGGGTGTCCacagcatagttggggttaagccacttagccatggaggtaagtgaatgcgcaacaagggatctctaaccttcaaattgtttgagggagaatactctatgatatgattaagaatctctggccagagtatgaataagatttaggaagtcattccaaatcacattcaaggtaatcatataagtaaaataatcacattggatagtagacatgaataaactatcaaaccaaacaatgtggttaagagtattgtattagagaaagaccgtattggattgtaatcctaaactgaataggttctccgcctcttctgattagcttgggtaaccatgacatactgctaggtgtcactcatagcttgtggaagccctaaacgtgtataaacactaaagggggAATTGAaggtaagtttcaattcacaatcgatttgaaatagttctaatcgcccactgccttgctaaaaggaacctaatggatcgtacaccgtgtaaggtagagattgaagaaataacggagatgagtaaggataattaaatggtttaattatttatggcaatgattaattaatatgttaattaatcaaacgaataaagttcgttaaagaccttgggttagttttgggcctcaaggcccaataggctttgaacgtcaagcccattgacttaacttgtatgacaacttaatgactaaatattcacaaaggcctaaatagcccaataacaccttatggccggccatattgataaaggactgggttttggacttattacaagtttgccactccaataaaggtaggtataaatatgactttatagccttttcttcattagggtttcttttggaaaaaattggagagaacatgtctctccctttctctctaagaggccggcccccttggaggagattagctagcaatctctcatcctccaaggtcactcatctcttcttcatgtCCCTTTTTGGTGtggaaaattagaggttctcaactttgggaacttggagaatcctttctaccatcctcctccaagaaatcgatggaactaagaagcaaggaatgaaggccctctccttgggtgattagcctttacttatgcaaagaggaatcaacaaaggtataaaatatctcaactcactatgttcttgagttgagtcttggttcacctttctactaggctttgaatttcatgggtaatgttttgtttttgagtgcatacaagcatgattccacctttaaatgttaattgcatgccatagatgttgctcaaatgaacatgtttttcacaaaatttccttcaaggtaAGAActacataacaactggatagtctttggcttgtgaggtggtgcccgtcaaGGTGCTTAAGTCTTCAGGCTTtaatgtagtgggaggtcacatATGGTACTTCCTTAGATTATAGGCACTCTActgttttttttatcattttgttgtttcttagtggcgagggtgtaattactcttaccGCCTACTCTGctaatcttgtacggaccttcccagatgggatccatctttttggagctttCTTTGCGGGCAATGATGAAGgattttcttaggactagatcttcaGGCTGGAAcagccggatcttggcccttttgttataACTAGAAAGGAGATGCTGCTGGTAGGCTACAATACGGGTGATGGTTTGCCCACGCTTCTCatctgccagatctaagcttgtggccatctccttactgttcggttgctcatcttttggtggtgcgatatgcccatagacatccggggagttcgtctggccattttcccttcttgttggtagAGATTTCTTGAGGAAGTTCAGAACCATCTTATTAGATCCTTTAGCCTGTCTATTgtcttgaggatatcttgggatgaacatgtgctgcttgatggcATATTTTTGGAAAAGCTTCGCTAAATCTTTGCCCATAAATTACGGGCCGTTGTCGATGATGATGGATTGAAGGATGtcaaatcggtaaatgatgttccttCATATGGAGCGCTCTATGTCCATCTATGTCGTGgccgtcatgggctctgcttctacaTATTTGGAGAACTAATAGGTTGCCACGATTATCATGCATCTACCTTTAATAGCAGGTGGCATAGGTTCTACCAAGTCGATTGCATACTGCATGAATGGCCACAAACTCGTCTGTAGGTGTAGTTTGCTGGCAGACAATGCTGGTACCGGCTTGTAGCGTTGGCAGCGGTcgtacttttgtactaactcctttaGCA
Encoded proteins:
- the LOC139196810 gene encoding uncharacterized protein gives rise to the protein MGKDLAKLFQKYAIKQHMFIPRYPQDNRQAKGSNKMVLNFLKKSLPTRRENGQTNSPDVYGHIAPPKDEQPNSKEMATSLDLADEKRGQTITRIVAYQQHLLSSYNKRAKIRLFQPEDLVLRKSFIIARKESSKKMDPIWEGPYKISRVGGKSNYTLATKKQQNDKKNSRVPII